The Thermanaerovibrio acidaminovorans DSM 6589 genome contains a region encoding:
- the rpsB gene encoding 30S ribosomal protein S2, which produces MAVVSMKQLLECGVHFGHQTRRWNPKMKPYIFTERNGIYIIDLQKTVKGLERAYSFVREVAKEGGSMLFVGTKRQAQEPIRNEALRCGQFYINQRWLGGLLTNFATIRRRVNRMVELQKMEADGTINRYPKKEIIQLRKEREKLEKYLSGIKDMRDVPDALFIIDPRRENIAILEAAKLGIPVVAIVDTNCDPELITYPIPGNDDAIRAIELITGLMASAFIEGRQGVDGMATPQADQEEAVSGAAEDVIEIREKLHDEYSEVAETLVNQELEERKGWKEA; this is translated from the coding sequence ATGGCAGTGGTAAGCATGAAGCAGTTGCTGGAGTGCGGGGTGCACTTCGGCCACCAGACCAGGCGATGGAACCCGAAGATGAAGCCCTACATCTTCACCGAGAGGAACGGCATCTACATCATCGACCTACAGAAGACGGTGAAGGGGCTTGAGAGGGCCTACAGCTTTGTCCGGGAGGTTGCCAAGGAGGGGGGCAGTATGCTCTTCGTGGGCACCAAGAGGCAGGCTCAGGAGCCCATCCGGAACGAGGCCCTTCGTTGCGGGCAGTTCTACATCAACCAGCGCTGGCTGGGTGGTCTGCTCACCAACTTCGCCACCATACGCCGTCGGGTGAACCGCATGGTGGAGCTTCAGAAGATGGAGGCGGACGGCACCATCAACCGCTACCCCAAGAAGGAGATCATCCAGCTCCGCAAGGAGAGGGAGAAGCTGGAGAAGTACCTGTCGGGCATAAAGGACATGAGGGACGTGCCCGACGCGCTGTTCATCATCGATCCCCGGCGGGAGAACATAGCGATCCTGGAGGCCGCCAAGCTGGGTATCCCCGTGGTGGCCATCGTGGACACCAACTGTGACCCGGAGCTCATAACCTACCCCATACCCGGCAACGATGACGCCATAAGGGCCATCGAGCTCATCACGGGCCTCATGGCCAGCGCCTTCATCGAGGGCCGCCAGGGGGTGGACGGGATGGCTACCCCTCAGGCGGACCAGGAGGAGGCCGTCTCCGGCGCGGCTGAGGACGTGATCGAGATCCGGGAGAAGCTCCACGACGAGTATTCCGAGGTGGCGGAGACCCTGGTGAACCAGGAGCTCGAGGAGCGCAAGGGCTGGAAGGAGGCCTAG
- the tsf gene encoding translation elongation factor Ts gives MSVDMEAVKELRARTGAGVLDCRKALAECGGDLEKAVDYLREKGLAKAAKKVGRTAAEGLVFSYIHTNGKIGVLLELNCETDFVARTDEFKKLGHEIAMHIAATNPQYISPEDVPAEDLEREKEIYRKQAMEEGKPAHIVDKIAEGRVNKFYEESCLLEQPYVRDPDKKIKDLVMENIAKIGENIVVRRFTRYAISE, from the coding sequence ATGTCTGTGGATATGGAAGCGGTTAAGGAGCTTAGGGCCCGCACCGGCGCGGGCGTTCTGGACTGCAGGAAGGCGCTGGCGGAGTGCGGCGGTGACCTGGAGAAGGCGGTGGACTACCTTCGGGAGAAGGGTCTGGCCAAGGCGGCCAAGAAGGTGGGGCGTACCGCCGCCGAGGGTCTGGTGTTCAGCTACATCCACACCAACGGCAAGATCGGCGTCCTCCTGGAGCTGAACTGCGAGACCGACTTCGTGGCCAGGACCGACGAGTTCAAGAAGCTGGGGCACGAGATCGCCATGCACATAGCCGCCACGAACCCCCAGTACATCTCTCCCGAGGACGTTCCCGCCGAGGACCTGGAGCGGGAGAAGGAGATCTACCGCAAGCAGGCCATGGAGGAGGGCAAGCCGGCCCACATCGTGGACAAGATAGCCGAGGGCAGGGTCAACAAGTTCTACGAGGAGTCCTGCCTCCTGGAGCAGCCCTACGTGAGGGACCCGGACAAGAAGATAAAGGACCTGGTGATGGAGAACATCGCCAAGATAGGCGAGAACATCGTGGTCCGTCGATTCACCCGTTACGCCATATCGGAGTAG
- the pyrH gene encoding UMP kinase: protein MGRYERVLLKLSGEILAGSGGFGLDLEAVTNICSEIAEVAREGIQVAMVVGGGNIMRGQQAVQKGMERSQADNMGMLATVINALALQDSLERMGISTRVQTAIEMRQVAEPFIRRRAIRHLEKGRIVIFAAGTGSPYFSTDTAAALRASEIGASCLMKATKVDGIYDDDPHKNPNAKRLPFVSYHDALTMGLKVMDAAAFALCQENQIPIVVFDVLKKGNLRALLVDGSPVGSLVSSEPMDD, encoded by the coding sequence ATGGGGCGATATGAGCGAGTTCTTCTTAAGCTTTCGGGGGAGATACTGGCCGGTAGCGGAGGTTTCGGGTTGGACTTGGAGGCGGTGACCAACATATGCTCCGAGATCGCTGAGGTGGCCCGGGAGGGCATCCAGGTGGCCATGGTGGTGGGCGGAGGCAACATAATGCGTGGTCAGCAGGCGGTCCAGAAGGGCATGGAGAGGTCCCAGGCGGACAACATGGGAATGTTGGCCACGGTCATAAACGCCTTGGCCCTCCAGGACTCCCTTGAGAGGATGGGCATAAGCACCCGGGTGCAGACCGCCATAGAGATGAGGCAGGTGGCGGAGCCCTTCATCCGTCGCAGGGCCATAAGGCACCTGGAGAAGGGCAGGATAGTCATCTTCGCTGCGGGTACCGGCTCCCCCTACTTCTCCACCGACACCGCCGCGGCGTTGAGGGCCTCCGAGATCGGTGCCTCCTGCCTCATGAAGGCCACCAAGGTGGACGGCATATATGACGACGACCCCCACAAGAATCCCAACGCCAAGCGCCTTCCGTTCGTCAGCTACCACGATGCCCTCACCATGGGGCTCAAGGTCATGGACGCCGCCGCCTTCGCCCTCTGCCAGGAGAACCAGATCCCCATCGTGGTCTTCGACGTCCTCAAGAAAGGGAACCTGAGGGCCCTCCTGGTGGATGGAAGCCCGGTGGGATCCCTGGTATCATCTGAGCCAATGGATGACTAA
- the frr gene encoding ribosome recycling factor, giving the protein MPQNQIKEMKQKTEKTIEHLKGTLLGIRTGRAHPALVEEIKVDYFGTMTPIKQMGTVTVPEPRQLVITPWDKSALKAIEKAIQSSSLGVTPKTDGESVRVVLPELTKERRQELSKLVNKYAEEARVAIRNVRRDVLEAFKKMEKAGEISEDEHKKLQKEVQDHVDGAIKKVDALAQEKEKEILND; this is encoded by the coding sequence ATGCCCCAGAACCAGATCAAGGAGATGAAGCAGAAGACCGAGAAGACCATCGAGCACCTGAAGGGCACCCTTCTGGGGATACGTACCGGCAGGGCCCATCCCGCCTTGGTGGAGGAGATAAAGGTGGACTACTTCGGGACCATGACCCCCATAAAGCAGATGGGGACCGTCACCGTCCCGGAGCCCCGGCAGCTGGTGATAACCCCCTGGGACAAGTCCGCCCTTAAGGCCATAGAGAAGGCCATCCAGTCCTCCTCCCTGGGGGTCACCCCCAAGACCGACGGGGAGTCGGTTAGGGTGGTGCTCCCGGAGCTCACCAAGGAGAGGCGCCAGGAGCTCTCGAAGCTGGTCAACAAGTACGCGGAGGAGGCCCGGGTGGCCATAAGGAACGTGCGCCGGGACGTGCTCGAGGCCTTCAAGAAGATGGAGAAGGCGGGAGAGATAAGCGAGGACGAGCACAAGAAGCTCCAGAAGGAGGTCCAGGATCACGTGGACGGGGCCATAAAGAAGGTAGACGCCCTGGCCCAGGAGAAGGAGAAGGAGATCCTCAACGACTGA